The following coding sequences are from one Streptomyces sp. NBC_00536 window:
- a CDS encoding TetR/AcrR family transcriptional regulator gives MVRARSEERRGDILRAAVEVIAERGYRGASLGSVAERVGLTQQGLLHYFPTKESLLVAVLEERDRWDTGGGSRASAEHWRLDLLASLVEYNAMRPGIVQTFSALLGESVTDGHPAREFFTERYAQVRTEMAAALRAEFGARLPSGLTPEEAAPLLTAVMDGLQYQWLLAPEAVDMPAAFRSFLTLLRGPGQDPA, from the coding sequence ATGGTCAGGGCCAGGAGCGAGGAGCGGCGCGGGGACATCCTGCGCGCCGCGGTCGAGGTCATCGCGGAACGCGGCTACCGGGGCGCGTCCCTGGGATCCGTCGCCGAGCGCGTGGGACTGACCCAGCAGGGCCTGCTGCACTACTTCCCCACCAAGGAGTCGCTGCTGGTCGCGGTCCTGGAGGAGCGCGACCGCTGGGACACGGGCGGCGGCTCGCGCGCCTCGGCCGAGCACTGGCGCCTGGACCTGCTGGCCTCGCTGGTGGAGTACAACGCGATGCGCCCCGGGATCGTGCAGACCTTCTCGGCGCTGCTGGGCGAGAGCGTCACGGACGGGCACCCGGCCCGGGAGTTCTTCACCGAGCGCTACGCGCAGGTGCGGACCGAGATGGCGGCGGCGCTGCGCGCCGAATTCGGCGCACGCCTGCCGTCGGGGCTCACCCCCGAGGAGGCGGCCCCGCTGCTCACCGCGGTGATGGACGGCCTCCAGTACCAGTGGCTGCTGGCCCCGGAAGCGGTGGACATGCCCGCCGCCTTCCGCTCCTTCCTGACCCTCCTGCGGGGCCCGGGCCAGGACCCCGCTTAG
- a CDS encoding beta-glucosidase family protein, which translates to MAGDALNPRNPQDDRTRDDVVEAALGKLGLDTKTRLLAGQDMWTLPALPEIGLGSLVMSDGPVGVRGVRWTADDPSIALPSPTALAASWDPALARRAGRLLAQEARRKGVHVLLAPTVNLHRSPLGGRHFECYSEDPHLTGAIGTGYVQGVQDGGVGTTVKHFVGNDAETERFTVDSVIAPRPLRELYLAPFEAIVTNAHPWGIMTAYNQVNGTTMTEHRYLVNEVLRGEWGFDGYNVSDWMAARSTTGDILGGLDVAMPGPQTVYGPALAEAVRAGEVPESAVDDAVRNVLRLAARVGLLEGAPPAVTELPAATDGQALARELAARGFVLVRNENAALPLRTGPGTTLALSGAAARDARVLGGGSATVFPERIVSPLDGLTAALPQGALSFCVGADPSEELAPADTGFTLRAVCRDASGTVLGEGSLPTGQVQWIGDDLPAGATYETMASIEVTGTFVPRESGEHAFGTRGLGAFALAMGGEPVWGGVQLMGNEADPFEAFFGAPNERARTVLAAGEPVEVSLTYQVPDMTALPLKAVMFSLLHLGPRRPADELIAEAVAAARDADTAVVVVATTERVESEGFDRKDLELPGRQNDLVRAVAAVNPNTVVVVNAGSPVELPWRDEVAAVLLTWFPGQEGGAALADVLLGAREPGGRLPTTWPAAFADAPVTDVTPRDGRLEYREGLHIGYRAYEKAAVTPAFCFGHGLGYTDWTYESLEVTADVARVRIRNTGGRSGREVVQVYLAPVADPVERPASWLAGFASLEAGPGESVEAEIALPARAFEIWDEEAGGWRRVGGAYEVRASHSHADTRLTATLEIR; encoded by the coding sequence GTGGCAGGCGACGCCCTCAACCCCCGCAACCCCCAGGACGACCGGACCCGCGACGACGTGGTGGAAGCCGCGCTCGGCAAGCTCGGTCTCGACACCAAGACCCGGCTGCTGGCCGGGCAGGACATGTGGACGCTGCCCGCCCTCCCCGAGATCGGGCTGGGCTCCCTGGTCATGTCCGACGGGCCGGTCGGCGTCCGCGGGGTCCGCTGGACCGCCGACGACCCGTCCATCGCCCTGCCCTCGCCGACCGCGCTCGCCGCCTCCTGGGACCCGGCCCTCGCCCGCCGGGCCGGCCGGCTGCTCGCCCAGGAGGCCCGCCGCAAGGGCGTGCACGTCCTGCTCGCGCCCACCGTCAACCTGCACCGCTCCCCGCTGGGCGGCCGCCACTTCGAGTGCTACTCGGAGGACCCGCACCTCACCGGAGCCATCGGCACCGGATACGTCCAGGGCGTCCAGGACGGCGGGGTCGGCACCACCGTCAAGCACTTCGTCGGCAACGACGCCGAGACGGAGCGCTTCACCGTCGACAGCGTCATCGCCCCGCGCCCGCTGCGCGAGCTGTACCTGGCGCCCTTCGAGGCCATCGTCACCAACGCCCACCCGTGGGGCATCATGACGGCGTACAACCAGGTCAACGGCACGACGATGACCGAGCACCGCTACCTCGTCAATGAGGTGCTGCGCGGCGAGTGGGGCTTCGACGGCTACAACGTCTCCGACTGGATGGCCGCCCGCTCCACCACCGGCGACATCCTCGGCGGCCTCGACGTGGCCATGCCCGGACCGCAGACCGTCTACGGGCCCGCGCTCGCCGAAGCCGTACGGGCCGGCGAGGTCCCCGAATCCGCCGTCGACGACGCCGTGCGCAACGTGCTGCGCCTCGCCGCCCGGGTCGGGCTGCTCGAAGGCGCCCCGCCGGCCGTCACCGAACTCCCGGCCGCCACCGACGGCCAGGCACTGGCCCGCGAACTGGCCGCCCGCGGCTTCGTCCTCGTCCGCAACGAGAACGCCGCGCTGCCGCTGCGGACCGGACCGGGCACCACGCTCGCCCTCTCCGGCGCGGCCGCCCGCGACGCCCGGGTCCTCGGCGGCGGCAGCGCCACCGTCTTCCCCGAGCGGATCGTCTCCCCGCTCGACGGCCTCACCGCCGCCCTCCCGCAGGGCGCGCTGAGCTTCTGCGTCGGCGCGGACCCCAGCGAGGAACTCGCTCCCGCCGACACCGGCTTCACGCTGCGCGCCGTCTGCCGGGACGCCTCCGGCACGGTCCTCGGCGAGGGCAGCCTGCCGACCGGCCAGGTCCAGTGGATCGGCGACGACCTGCCCGCCGGGGCGACGTACGAGACGATGGCCTCCATCGAGGTCACCGGCACCTTCGTCCCCCGTGAGAGCGGCGAACACGCCTTCGGCACCCGGGGCCTGGGCGCCTTCGCGCTCGCGATGGGCGGCGAGCCGGTCTGGGGCGGCGTCCAGCTGATGGGCAATGAGGCCGACCCGTTCGAGGCCTTCTTCGGCGCCCCCAACGAGCGGGCCCGGACCGTCCTCGCGGCGGGCGAGCCGGTCGAGGTCTCGCTGACCTACCAGGTCCCGGACATGACCGCGCTGCCGCTCAAGGCGGTCATGTTCTCGCTGCTCCACCTCGGGCCGCGGCGCCCGGCCGACGAGCTGATCGCCGAGGCCGTGGCCGCGGCGCGGGACGCGGACACCGCCGTCGTGGTCGTCGCGACCACCGAGCGCGTCGAGTCCGAGGGCTTCGACCGCAAGGACCTGGAACTGCCCGGGCGGCAGAACGACCTCGTCCGCGCCGTCGCCGCCGTCAACCCGAACACCGTGGTCGTCGTCAACGCCGGGTCACCGGTCGAACTGCCCTGGCGCGACGAGGTGGCGGCGGTCCTGCTGACCTGGTTCCCCGGGCAGGAGGGCGGGGCCGCGCTGGCGGACGTACTCCTCGGCGCGCGCGAGCCGGGCGGGCGGCTGCCCACCACCTGGCCCGCCGCCTTCGCCGACGCGCCGGTCACCGACGTGACCCCGCGGGACGGGCGGCTGGAGTACCGCGAGGGGCTCCACATCGGCTACCGGGCCTACGAGAAGGCCGCCGTGACCCCGGCGTTCTGCTTCGGGCACGGCCTCGGCTACACCGACTGGACCTACGAATCCCTGGAGGTCACCGCCGACGTGGCCCGCGTCCGGATCCGCAACACCGGCGGGCGCTCCGGCCGCGAGGTCGTCCAGGTCTACCTGGCCCCCGTGGCGGACCCGGTGGAACGCCCCGCGAGCTGGCTCGCGGGCTTCGCGAGCCTGGAGGCGGGTCCCGGCGAGAGCGTGGAGGCCGAGATCGCGCTGCCCGCGCGGGCCTTCGAGATCTGGGACGAGGAGGCCGGCGGCTGGCGGCGCGTGGGCGGGGCCTACGAGGTCCGCGCGAGCCACTCGCACGCCGACACCCGGCTGACCGCGACGCTGGAGATCCGCTGA